In Juglans regia cultivar Chandler chromosome 13, Walnut 2.0, whole genome shotgun sequence, the DNA window CACTAATCTAAATTTGTTGTTATTCATATCAGATTAGTGATACTTATTTTCTGGCAAATAATCTGAATTATAGTGATggtattttgttggttttaattGTGTCCGCAGCCAGTGGGCATTGGGGTTTGAAATGATGGGCATCCTACATTTGTTTTTGATGATGGACATCCTATATGAACTGAAAGTTAGGATACTTTATTTTGGAGTTCTTGATCTTTTTGATAGTGAAATGACTTGAGCAATGATTGTTGTTATCTCGGTTCTGGTGTTGCtatttatttctcatctgtAACATGCGTCTCTAGACTCTTCTTTCAAAACTCGGgtatgtttggttgttaaagtgatctcaacccatctcaaactaattattgatgggactcattactttttcaacttcccataaaaaagttaaaacccatctcaacctacttcacacggtcaaacacatatctcaacctatttacattcaaacacatctcaataggACCTACAAAACACTACtattcaaatatcaactcagatcCTCTGAAATCACCTCAGCATTCAAATGCAGTCTACAGATTTTCGTAAACGTTAACCttgttgaattttttcttgTTACTGTTATGTTTGTCCCCCAAAAAGAAATGCCCCCCTTCCTTTCCTTTGCTGGGCCTTACATGTTCTCTTGAATTGATATGTTCCAGCCCTACTGGACAACAGTTTGTATCCTGCAAGGATGCTGCTTCATATCTGCTGTCCTTTTTTGACCTTAGTGATGCACGATGGGCCAGTAGTCAGAAGGGTGAAAATACTCAACAGGACTTCAGATTGACTTCGGAAACTGTAAGCAATTAAATATTTGTGCTGCTGTTTGGTGCATTTTAATGTTGTTGAATATGGTCTATGGGATGTGCAGCAGCTTGCAGGCTTCATCCAAAAGGACGAAAACCGACAGCAAGGAGTGATTTCTAGTTCAGCTCCAACCAGAATTCCTATATCTTCTGAACAGGCGAGGGAAGCAACCTTATTTGGAATGGAAAATCTTGCAGATGTCCAGATAGATGATATATTTGAATGTCACAAGTGCAGCATGACCTTTGACGAGAAGGATTCATATCTGCAGCACTTGTTGTCCTATCACCAAAGGACCACGAGAAGGTATAGACTTGGTTCTTCCGTTGGGGATGGAGTGATAATCAAAGACGGCAAGTATGAATGCCAGTTCTGCCATAAGGTATTTCTGGAAAGGCGTCGCTATAATGGTCATGTTGGGATACATGTGAGGAATTATGTGAGGAGGGTTGAAGAATTGCCTGGTCCAACAACTCTTCAAAAGGGAATTGAGCCTCCAAACAGGGATGATGTGCCTTCAAGGATCTCCAAAATGGATGCTTTGATTGAAATTGCTCAGAATTCTATTCTAGAGACTTCTACTGTCAGACctaatgatgaatccaatggtGGTTCCACTTCTGATCAGCCAAATTTTGTTTCCATTCAAGAAATTTCAGCTGCTAATTCCAATCATGAAATGAGTCTTGCTTCTCTTAGTGAAGAGGAAATGGATGATGGTATGACTGACATAACTCTGGATCAAGATCTAAATGAGCAAGATGGTGAGCATATGATCATTGAAGAAAATATGGAGATTGATAATTCTAATGAAGCAGTTGATTCTAAAATGGATTCTTGTTTGGATGCCACAACTCTCTTACCAGCGGAAGAGAAAAATGGTAATACACCTAAAACTTCATGTGAAAAGGATGGCTTGGTGGCTATCAATGATGAAAATGATAATCCTGAGGTTGAGCAGGAGGAAGTTCCTGAAGGTCATTTACTTGATCAATTTGACAATCAGATTGTTTCTGATGCTAAGGATAACATAAATTTCTTTTGTACTAGCACTTTGGATCCTCCAACGCTTGGTGAAGTTGATAATAATAGTAGCAAGCTAAAAGTTGGCTTTGGTGGCCACAACGATGGGCCAGCCAATAATATTGTGACAGAAACTGTACAGAAATCTTCTGAAGAAAATGCACTCCAGTGTGGTGTTTGTGCTCCCTTAATGTCCCCAGAGCCACCTTTGCAACATTTTCCAACATTCAATGCAACCTCTGATAAGGTATTGGGACAATGTTCTTGATCTTACTATTTGGGCGTACAACTATATCTAAGTCTTACATTGCTTCTTTTGACCTTTTCTGTTACATTAACAGTCTACTGTCATTTCCTTTGTGGTTTTTGTTGAATATGTTGAGTCATTGTTGTCCAGTTATGCAATTGATGTGTCAGTCTTGAGGAATTCCAGGGATTTAATAGATTGTTCTGGGTGATTGACCAATGTGGCTAGTCTAATAATTGTTGTTGCTCAGTTAGTTTGTCCTTTTAACTGTTAGCTTGATGCCCATGGTACTGTTTTGTCTAATGGCTTTCCCTGTGTTGTCTGGTGGTTTTGAGATTATTTGTTTATgccaaaaagaaagagagaagagaaggatTCCTCTTTAAGTCATTGTGCTGGAGTTAGCATGACATTCAGTACTAGTGGTTTGCCAAAACTGCTATATATTTCGAAACATACATTTCCATAATGTAAATAAGGTTATAGGATGTGGATCATCCATGATTTCGTGTTCTGTATgcaaatttattagaaattaaGTGAAAGTCAACTTCTAATTTGTGCCAAATTGACTGATACAGTTTATGGTTTTCAAGGCAGCTTTCTCTTCTCCTCCCCAAAGTTTGTGATAGAAATGTTTAGTTGCTCCTGTTAAAGTATTCTTATTTTAGTTACAGGGAGAAGAACATTTGCAGGGTGACCAAAGGCATGACAATAGAACTGGGTTTGAGGAGCTGAGATTTGATGAAATAGAACCCAAGTATGGTTCTGCAACTGCACAAGAATCTCTTTCCATGCAAGAGGTACCCGTGATTTTGGCGTATAATGAAGAGATGGATGGGGCATATGGTTCCTCTGTCCAGTTTGGGTCTTTGGAAGAAGTCGTGTTAAATATGGCTGACGGAAATCAGGTTACAACTAACTGTGTATGGTGTGGAGTGGAGTTCAACCATGAGGCTGCGGTTGCTGAAATACAGCCAGATTCTGTTGGGTTTATGTGTCCAACCTGCAAGGCAAAAATCTCTGGGCAACTTAATGTACTTGACGGTGGCTCACCATTGAACTCCCCTCATCTTCCACACAATTAAAAACCAGACTTGGCAGCTGCAATTTCATCGGACAGAATAGTCCTAAGTTCATTGTCATGGGCAAAACGTACAAGAGTTTAGTAGGTGGCAAGCTGCATCTCACATAGAGCATCACTCTCTGAACACGGTGAAGCTGGTTGACCCGGGGGACGCAGATCTTTCAAGTCTTTTACCCTTCATAATATtctaatactttattatattcATAAGACATTAATTAATGTAGTTTCCCTTGAGTTGAAAGGTATAGCATCTAATCCCCCGAAATGAAattcaacaaaagaaaagaaattgttCCACTGATTCCTTTGGAGGAGGGAAACTTTATAGCCTTGCACCCAATTCAATTATCCGGACTCATTGCATGTGCGCACAAGTCTTTGTAATTAAGTTtagtgtctctctctctccccatttGCTAAGTGGGTTTAGTTGAACGTGTGAAATGGCAGTGTTCTGGCCAGCCCTGGAAATCGAAACTTGCCCATCTTTTACAATCATGTCGCAactttctgatattcttttctcttattacttatgaaaaaaaaaactatctgaTGATATTCTTTCGAATAAAGGTTAAACGTACAACCAGTGCTTACGTTTTTCGAGATATTCAAGAAACGTAATTGGGCTTAATAGGGAAATCCcgattaattatttatatatttagacaTACCGATGCGCTTCTTTTTAAAGGCTAAAGCTTAAAGCAAGTATGCATGCATTATGCATATATACTCCTGCGTATTTTATGATGCCTACTCGTATCGATCTAAcagaaagttgagaaaaatgttACTCTACACTACAATATCGACCCCAAAATCCCGAATATATGACAAAAAAATCAATGCATAGATCTTGAGATCggccaaaatatttttttgacatAATTTTAATCATCTTTTTAGGGTCTTTGCTTTAGTCAAGTCTCATTTTGactgttcatgtatttatttattttttatgattaaggaagtgactattaatatattgatatatttttttattttttaaaaatatttaaatatattaaaaaatatataaataaaaaataaaatttatactagTGGCCACGTCCACACTAGCACTGCCCAATATATAATGAATGAGAATAAGGAGACCCcaataaaggaaataaagaaaaagtggCTAAGCCGATCCTTTTCCGGCCACTGAATAAAGGGTTAGGCATCGAGTTCTTGGCCTCGTAAATGAGAGAATAAAGgcgaaaaaggaaaagagagcgGTGGTGTTTAATTGGACGCCAAGGATTTTATGCACAGTACCCTTTGCCTATGATACATGATAAATACacctcattttttataatactttatacaataatagtttaaaataattaaaagtatttttataaaaatactttataaaactaatattattttataaaaatattcttattttataatatatattataaaatatattgtagaATGTGTTGTATAGATATCATAATTACAGGTTGGCTATGTCATATTACTAAGAGATTTAAGAGACCAAAAAAAGTAGGAAcacgctagctagctactatTGCTTGCATTTATCTGGCCTCTGTATCTCGGAGGAGATGCGCCCAATGTTCAAAGTATTAGCTAGCTTTAATGTTTagcttctctctcctctctttttAGAGGTGGGCGACAGATCAGAAGCTCAAAGATTTTAACATTAATTGAAAGTTCCAAGATTCTTGAGTCTTCCTACTGATCATCCCAAAGCTTTGTTGTCTTCTACCATATTCCAATTACTACCTTTCCTTTCGCTTAACCTTTCAACGGAAATGTAGTAAGGCGCCTGTTGGCGTGTAGACTTCCTTCTCCTTTCATTTATGCCAAAGTAGAGTTTATTTTTGACAATCGGATAAAACACTTATCCCATTTTCAAATAGTCATACCTTTCTTGCCGCCTAGTACTACTTTGAGCAAATGGTCTTTTAAATGAGAAGTTACGAGCTGATGATGGAGACAGGCATACCCAACGGTAAAGTAGTCCgcctttttttttactttccgTCAAACGGAGTAGGGTTTGAGTGCATAATTTCTGCAAAGTCTCTTCATGCATATACTCACGAAGGGTGCCAAATAATCGACGAttctaatttaatattataagttaattaaGGGCAAAAGTAATTCCATGATCCCCGCCGCCACCAAAGGTCAGCTTTTCTCAGCCCTTGGTTTTTGATGCAGATTAATTGAAGGCAGGCTCAATCTATATAGTTCAGACTTCAGTGatctgcttatatatatataaatatgtgtgtgtgtgtgtgtacacatATATAGCTGTATATAGCATTCTGGAACTGAAATATTGTTAACCACAAAAATGGACGGAAAATCAGTCGTTATATGCAATAGGTGCAACAAACGGTACTCGGTGGCTAAGTACGCGGCAATTATTCGCTGTACAGAATGCAAAGCCATTATACCCGGGCCGGCAAGTATGGAGCTGGGAAATCAAATCCGACATGCATTATCAAAGACGAAGAGTAATCTTCATCAGTACTCATTTGGAAATGGCGGTAAATTGTTGAAGAGTACTAGGCCCTCAAGCAGTAGTACTAATGTTTCTTCGCTGGATACTAAGCCGCCATACCCTACAGGTAATTCCGGTGAGGCACACGGAATGAAGCGCGCACTTCTTTGTGGGGTTACTTACCAGAACAAGAAATACAGCCTCAAAGGAACTGTTAATGATGTGAGGAGAATGAAAAATTTGTTGATGCAACGCTTTGGTTATCGTCGGGACTGTATTCGTATCCTCACAGGTACGTAATTATACTCACCCGTCTTGATCTGTTCcctaaaatgtatataaaaatttgagacaTTTATTAAATGGTGGAAACATAGATTTTGTGACATGATCAACCAATGACACAATGAATATACTTCTAACAACGTTATAGAAATCTGtcacattaattattataaaaatatatctattatttaaactcttttttttttttttatagctatTTTAGATCTTACGATGAGTAATTTGTTTATACATAATTAAGTAGTTGAGAATTCATATAAGAAGATACTCCAACGATTAAGTTTTTATGCAATATCGGACAAATAAagtagagtaatgctagatacagttgaATGATATGTGTAAGCTatacatattctttttttataataaaaaatgggaTCTATAAGTACACGAAACTTatacattctaaaattataaatatcataatttttcattgaaaatatatatatatatatgatctacatCATATTATTAGTCTACTAGACGTACGATTGGGGGAAGATGAAGTGAAATGCTAAGTTTTACAACTTCCAATCACAAGTAACCACTTAAGAATCCTAGTCTCTTTCAAAATGGTTACACAACATGggattattattaataatttttaaaaagtaaacatatttattattgagtcacctaattatatattaaggtGGTGCATATGCATGGCAAGTACTACCGCTTGACGCGGGTGGAGATTCACCCTACTTGGGGTGGATCTAATTACCATGCACCTTATGTACCAGATTTTTACTGAAGggtgtaaattaaaaatcttatttacatcATATCCTAGCTAATTGGAGttatattcttctattatttggTCAAATAGATcagaaaacagaaaagaaagaaaataactttCATTGTGTTgaatttctgatctgtacatgatatatatatatatatatatatatatatatatatataactattaaaaaaGTAGC includes these proteins:
- the LOC108990885 gene encoding uncharacterized protein LOC108990885 isoform X3 is translated as MATVATTAPPPAPLGLLNFDSLVHIDMSTLSQSELRALSLCSPSAFDLRHPSQFLPPKIDRSIFNESAGSRRQTYSSPSNSTPTAGHRRRVAGLLPTIKLPTVLSDDPERVEDRHIISHLKHFLDQDPRFDHFDLTLPSISSLFVSTNHEEAEPDKTVSFGGERKRKRGRKPKMKVLQLEEGYGRGVVDVVNRNGVAVDLAALANLEDPYGEELRRRTLGMEREDELLGFMRELGGQWGSRRKKRKIVEAGVFGDALPVGWKLLLGIKRRDGRASIYCRRYISPTGQQFVSCKDAASYLLSFFDLSDARWASSQKGENTQQDFRLTSETQLAGFIQKDENRQQGVISSSAPTRIPISSEQAREATLFGMENLADVQIDDIFECHKCSMTFDEKDSYLQHLLSYHQRTTRRYRLGSSVGDGVIIKDGKYECQFCHKVFLERRRYNGHVGIHVRNYVRRVEELPGPTTLQKGIEPPNRDDVPSRISKMDALIEIAQNSILETSTVRPNDESNGGSTSDQPNFVSIQEISAANSNHEMSLASLSEEEMDDGMTDITLDQDLNEQDGEHMIIEENMEIDNSNEAVDSKMDSCLDATTLLPAEEKNGNTPKTSCEKDGLVAINDENDNPEVEQEEVPEGHLLDQFDNQIVSDAKDNINFFCTSTLDPPTLGEVDNNSSKLKVGFGGHNDGPANNIVTETVQKSSEENALQCGVCAPLMSPEPPLQHFPTFNATSDKGEEHLQGDQRHDNRTGFEELRFDEIEPKYGSATAQESLSMQEVPVILAYNEEMDGAYGSSVQFGSLEEVVLNMADGNQVTTNCVWCGVEFNHEAAVAEIQPDSVGFMCPTCKAKISGQLNVLDGGSPLNSPHLPHN
- the LOC108990885 gene encoding uncharacterized protein LOC108990885 isoform X1, with product MATVATTAPPPAPLGLLNFDSLVHIDMSTLSQSELRALSLCSPSAFDLRHPSQFLPPKIDRSIFNESAGSRRQTYSSPSNSTPTAGHRRRVAGLLPTIKLPTVLSDDPERVEDRHIISHLKHFLDQDPRFDHFDLTLPSISSLFVSTNHEEAEPDKTVSFGGERKRKRGRKPKMKVLQLEEGYGRGVVDVVNRNGVAVDLAALANLEDPYGEELRRRTLGMEREDELLGFMRELGGQWGSRRKKRKIVEAGVFGDALPVGWKLLLGIKRRDGRASIYCRRYISPTGQQFVSCKDAASYLLSFFDLSDARWASSQKGENTQQDFRLTSETQLAGFIQKDENRQQGVISSSAPTRIPISSEQAREATLFGMENLADVQIDDIFECHKCSMTFDEKDSYLQHLLSYHQRTTRRYRLGSSVGDGVIIKDGKYECQFCHKVFLERRRYNGHVGIHVRNYVRRVEELPGPTTLQKGIEPPNRDDVPSRISKMDALIEIAQNSILETSTVRPNDESNGGSTSDQPNFVSIQEISAANSNHEMSLASLSEEEMDDGMTDITLDQDLNEQDGEHMIIEENMEIDNSNEAVDSKMDSCLDATTLLPAEEKNGNTPKTSCEKDGLVAINDENDNPEVEQEEVPEGHLLDQFDNQIVSDAKDNINFFCTSTLDPPTLGEVDNNSSKLKVGFGGHNDGPANNIVTETVQKSSEENALQCGVCAPLMSPEPPLQHFPTFNATSDKLQGEEHLQGDQRHDNRTGFEELRFDEIEPKYGSATAQESLSMQEVPVILAYNEEMDGAYGSSVQFGSLEEVVLNMADGNQVTTNCVWCGVEFNHEAAVAEIQPDSVGFMCPTCKAKISGQLNVLDGGSPLNSPHLPHN
- the LOC108990885 gene encoding uncharacterized protein LOC108990885 isoform X2 gives rise to the protein MATVATTAPPPAPLGLLNFDSLVHIDMSTLSQSELRALSLCSPSAFDLRHPSQFLPPKIDRSIFNESAGSRRQTYSSPSNSTPTAGHRRRVAGLLPTIKLPTVLSDDPERVEDRHIISHLKHFLDQDPRFDHFDLTLPSISSLFVSTNHEEAEPDKTVSFGGERKRKRGRKPKMKVLQLEEGYGRGVVDVVNRNGVAVDLAALANLEDPYGEELRRRTLGMEREDELLGFMRELGGQWGSRRKKRKIVEAGVFGDALPVGWKLLLGIKRRDGRASIYCRRYISPTGQQFVSCKDAASYLLSFFDLSDARWASSQKGENTQQDFRLTSETLAGFIQKDENRQQGVISSSAPTRIPISSEQAREATLFGMENLADVQIDDIFECHKCSMTFDEKDSYLQHLLSYHQRTTRRYRLGSSVGDGVIIKDGKYECQFCHKVFLERRRYNGHVGIHVRNYVRRVEELPGPTTLQKGIEPPNRDDVPSRISKMDALIEIAQNSILETSTVRPNDESNGGSTSDQPNFVSIQEISAANSNHEMSLASLSEEEMDDGMTDITLDQDLNEQDGEHMIIEENMEIDNSNEAVDSKMDSCLDATTLLPAEEKNGNTPKTSCEKDGLVAINDENDNPEVEQEEVPEGHLLDQFDNQIVSDAKDNINFFCTSTLDPPTLGEVDNNSSKLKVGFGGHNDGPANNIVTETVQKSSEENALQCGVCAPLMSPEPPLQHFPTFNATSDKLQGEEHLQGDQRHDNRTGFEELRFDEIEPKYGSATAQESLSMQEVPVILAYNEEMDGAYGSSVQFGSLEEVVLNMADGNQVTTNCVWCGVEFNHEAAVAEIQPDSVGFMCPTCKAKISGQLNVLDGGSPLNSPHLPHN